Part of the Micromonospora rhizosphaerae genome is shown below.
CGTAGTCGAATTCGTGACCGGAACAGCCGGCGAGGGCGAACTCGGCGTCCGGGTCACGCTCCACCGCCCAGCGCAGCGAGGAGCCCCCGGAGAGCCGTACGCCGTGGCCGGCCCACTCGACGAGCTGCGCCAGGTCGGCGGCGTTCCCGGCGAACGGCTTGTCCAGCAGCACCGCCCGACCGGCGGCGACGAACGGCGTGACCCGCTCGATGTGCGTGGACCAGTCGGCGCCGGAGACCAGGGCCAGGTCCACCGCGTCGGCCATGGGGTACAGGTCGTCGAAGACGTGCCGTATGCCGTGCTGGGCGGCGAACTCCGCCGCCGGTCCGTGGGGTCCGTGGTGCCACACCGCGACCACGTCGTGGTCCATCGCCCGCAGCAGTGGGGTGAACGCGCCGGGGTGGGAGGTGTCCAGATCGACCAGGCCAATCCGCGCCATCAGCCCTTCACCGCCCCGCGCATGCCGTCGACGAAGTGCTTCTGCATGGCGATGAAGAACACCACGATGGGCAGGACCGCGATCACCGTTCCTGCGGCCATCGACCGTACGTCGGTGCCGAAGATGCCCTGCAGGTAGGCCAGGCCGAGCGCGATGGGGTACTTGTCCTCGCTCTTGAGCACGACCAGCGGCCAGATGAAGTTGTTCCACACGCTGATGAAACCGAAAATCGCGAGCGTGGCGAGGGTCGGGGTGACCTGGCGGACGGCCACCCGCCAGAAGATCTGCCACTCGTTGCAGCCGTCCACTCGGGCCGCGTCGAACAGTTCCCGCGGGACCTGCTCGAAGGCCTGCTTCAGAAGGAACACCCCGAAGGCGGAGAGCAGCCCCGGCAGGACGACGCCGGCGAAGGTGTCGACCATGCCGAGTTCGGACACGACGAGGAACCGCGGTACCAGCATGACCTCGCCGGGCAGGAACATCGTCGACACGATCAGCGCGAACAGTGGTGCGCGGCCGCGGAACTCCATCCGGGCCAGCGGGTAGGCGGCCAACGCCGAGATGACCAGGTATGCCGGCACGGTGAGCAGCTCGTAGATCATGGAGTTGGCCAGGTAGCGCGGGAAGGAGATCTTGGTCCACGACTCGACGAACCAGTCGAGCACCGGCGGTATCGGGATCAGCTGCGGGGGGAACGAGTACACCGGCTGGCTCGCGGGTTTGAGCGCGCTGGTGAGCAGGATGAGGAACGGGCCGATGAACAGGGCGCCGATGAGGCAGAGCAGGGTGTAGAACCCGGCCTGCTTCATCCCGTTCAGGCTGACTCGCTTCGCTCGCCCCGGCTCTATGACGCGCCTTTGGGTGGTGTCTTGCTCGGTGCGATCGTTCATCTGGCGGCCGCCTTCCCGCGAGTCAACCGGTAGGAGACGAGGGAGAACACGACGAGGATCGCCCACAGCACCAGGCCCATCGCGCTCGCGTAGCCCATGTTGAAGTGGCGGAACGCCGCGTCGTAGATGTAGTAGCCGAGCGTGAGGGTGCCATCCTGCGGGCCGCCCTGTGTCATCACGAACACCGACGTGAAGACCTGCATCGAGTCGAGTGCCGCGAGGACCATGACCACCGCGATGTAGGGGCGCAGCATCGGCACGGTGATACTGCTCAGCCGGCGCCACGGCCCGGCACCGTCCACCGCCGCCGCCTCGTAGAGCTCACGCGGTACGGACTGCAGTCCCGCGAGGTAGATCATCATGTAGTAGCCGAGCGACTTCCAGCTCTCGACCAGCACGAGCGCCGGCAGGGCCCAGCCCGGGTCGAGGAGGTACTGCACCGGCTGATCGAGCAGGCCGAGGGTGTTGAGCAGCCAGTTGAGGATCCCGCGCTGGTGGTAGACGTAGTTCCAGGCGATGGCAACGGCGACCATTGAGGTGACCACCGGTAGGTAGTAGACCAGGCGGAAGACCTTGATCCCCCGCAGCGGCAGGTTGACCAGGACCGCCAGCAGCAGCGGGATGACGACCAGGATCGGCAGCATGCCGATCAAGAAGAGGCCGGAGTTCGTCAGTGCCGTGTAGAAGCGGTCGTCGCCGAGCATGTGGCTGAAGTTGCCCAGGCCGACGAACTCGGCGGGCGAGACCACCCGGTAGTCGTAGAACGCGAGCTGCACGGCGGTGACCGCGGGCCAGACGAAGAAGACGCCGAGCAGGGTCAAAGCGGGCAGCAGGAAGAGGTACGGGGTTGCACCCCAGTGCTGTCGGACCCGCCGGTTCCGGCCGGGAGGGGCGACCGAGTGCCCCGTCTCCGCCGGCGCGGGCACCACCGTCATCGTCATGCCGCACTTCCTTCATGGGTGGGCCGTCAGTCTTCGTGGGTGGACCGTCAGTCGATTGAACCCCTTGACAGGCCGAGCGTGATGGTTAACCTTTGTCCGCAACAAACTTTAAGGACCGCCGAAATGTTGTCCGGACCCTATTTCGCCCCTTAGGCACTGTCAAGGTCACCGATGCGGGCTCCTTCCCGGGCCCTCGCGGCGGCCCGACCGATCGCCCAACCCCTAGGACCAATGGAGGTCTGCCGTGAGGGTTACTTCGCTGCTGGCCAGAGCCCTGGCCGCCGGGCTCGCGCTCGGTCTTGCGACCGGTTGTGTCGCCGGGACCGAGAAGGACAAGTCCAGCACCAACAGCACCGAGCTCGAGTTCTGGACCATCAATCTGAAGAAGAACTTCGAGAGCTACATCACCGGGCTCATCGACGGATTCAAGAAGCAGCACCCGGATGCGAAGCTCACCTGGGTGGACGTGCCGGGCAACGAGGTGAAGCCCAAGCTGCTCGCCGCGGTGGCGGCCGGTAAGGCGCCTGACGTGGTCAACCTGACCAACGTCGACCTGGAGGAGTTCATCCCGTCGCTGACCGACCTCAGCCCGTACGTCACCGACGAACAGCAGAAGGCGTACGTGCCGAACCTGCTCGAGCCGCTCAAGCCCGACGGGAAGCTGATCGGCCTGCCCTGGTACAACGGCGGCGCACCGGTCTCGATCTACAACAGCGAACTGGTCAGCAAGGCCGGCCTGGACGTCAACAACCCGCCGAAGACCTTCACCGAGGCGCTGCAGTGGGCGACGAAGCTGCACCAGGCGACGCCCAAGGTGTACGGCATGAACGGCATCCCCGACGTGTCGGTGATGCAGGCCGAGGGCGTGCCGATGCTGTCGGCCGACCGCACCAAGGCTGCCTTCAACACACCCGAGGCGAAGGCGATCCTCTCGGCCTGGAAGGACGCCTACGCCAAGGGTGGCCTCGCCCCCGGCACCACGGTCAAGGATGACCGCCAGTACCCGCAGACGCTCGACAACCAGCAGGTAGCGTTCTCGGCCGGCGGCCTGCCGTTCCAGCTGAAGAACATCGAGAAGAACGCGCCTGATGTCTTCAAGAAGCTCAAGCTTGCGCCGGGGGCGACCGGGGCGGCAGGCACCTACGTGCTGCCGGACCAGCAGACGTTCGTCGTGCCCAAGGGCGCGAAGAACCCGAAGCTCGCCGCCGAGTTCGGTCTCTACCTCACCAACGCCGAGAACCAGACCGCGTTCTGCAAACTCGTCGCGATCTACCCGTCCACCGTGGAGTCCCTGAAGGACCCCCAGTTCAGCACCTTCCAGCCGGGCAACCTGCACGACGAAGCCCGCAAGCTCGTCGCGGACGAGCTGCCCAAGCTCCAGCTCGGCTTCCTCGGCACCGGCAAGGACGACAAGCTGACCGAGCGCTGGCGGGAGAACGTGCGGGCGATGCTCACCGGCACCAAGAGCCCCGACCAGGCGCTCGCCGACGCCGAGAAAGAGTGGAACACCATTCTCGCCGCCAAGTGATCCACCCGGTGGCCGCCCCTGCCAGGGGCGGCCACCGGCCCAGGGAAGGACGAACATGCCGCAGTTGGGTGTCGGAATCGTCGGTGCCGGCATCATGGGTCGAGCCCACGCGAGCGTCCTCGCCGAGCACCCGGCCACCCGGGTCGTCGCCGTGACCAGCCGGACCAGGGACTCGGCGGAGAAGCTCGCCGTCGAGTACGACGCGAGCGTCCACCCGGACGTCGCCGCGCTGGTCGCCGA
Proteins encoded:
- a CDS encoding Gfo/Idh/MocA family oxidoreductase, giving the protein MARIGLVDLDTSHPGAFTPLLRAMDHDVVAVWHHGPHGPAAEFAAQHGIRHVFDDLYPMADAVDLALVSGADWSTHIERVTPFVAAGRAVLLDKPFAGNAADLAQLVEWAGHGVRLSGGSSLRWAVERDPDAEFALAGCSGHEFDYGIHAYSLLHGLLGPGMRRARWLGGRGQARVEIAWADGRTGMVSVGETPARHPFWATVLSGRSVRHVEVDPSALYETMLHAVVPYLSGQAPDPMPMSALIEPELAALAGLCSRYDGGRWVSFDDPDLAGVEYDGPAFAAAYRRAKLR
- a CDS encoding carbohydrate ABC transporter permease; its protein translation is MKQAGFYTLLCLIGALFIGPFLILLTSALKPASQPVYSFPPQLIPIPPVLDWFVESWTKISFPRYLANSMIYELLTVPAYLVISALAAYPLARMEFRGRAPLFALIVSTMFLPGEVMLVPRFLVVSELGMVDTFAGVVLPGLLSAFGVFLLKQAFEQVPRELFDAARVDGCNEWQIFWRVAVRQVTPTLATLAIFGFISVWNNFIWPLVVLKSEDKYPIALGLAYLQGIFGTDVRSMAAGTVIAVLPIVVFFIAMQKHFVDGMRGAVKG
- a CDS encoding carbohydrate ABC transporter permease, which translates into the protein MTMTVVPAPAETGHSVAPPGRNRRVRQHWGATPYLFLLPALTLLGVFFVWPAVTAVQLAFYDYRVVSPAEFVGLGNFSHMLGDDRFYTALTNSGLFLIGMLPILVVIPLLLAVLVNLPLRGIKVFRLVYYLPVVTSMVAVAIAWNYVYHQRGILNWLLNTLGLLDQPVQYLLDPGWALPALVLVESWKSLGYYMMIYLAGLQSVPRELYEAAAVDGAGPWRRLSSITVPMLRPYIAVVMVLAALDSMQVFTSVFVMTQGGPQDGTLTLGYYIYDAAFRHFNMGYASAMGLVLWAILVVFSLVSYRLTRGKAAAR
- a CDS encoding ABC transporter substrate-binding protein, which gives rise to MRVTSLLARALAAGLALGLATGCVAGTEKDKSSTNSTELEFWTINLKKNFESYITGLIDGFKKQHPDAKLTWVDVPGNEVKPKLLAAVAAGKAPDVVNLTNVDLEEFIPSLTDLSPYVTDEQQKAYVPNLLEPLKPDGKLIGLPWYNGGAPVSIYNSELVSKAGLDVNNPPKTFTEALQWATKLHQATPKVYGMNGIPDVSVMQAEGVPMLSADRTKAAFNTPEAKAILSAWKDAYAKGGLAPGTTVKDDRQYPQTLDNQQVAFSAGGLPFQLKNIEKNAPDVFKKLKLAPGATGAAGTYVLPDQQTFVVPKGAKNPKLAAEFGLYLTNAENQTAFCKLVAIYPSTVESLKDPQFSTFQPGNLHDEARKLVADELPKLQLGFLGTGKDDKLTERWRENVRAMLTGTKSPDQALADAEKEWNTILAAK